The DNA region aaatagccaaaataaatctccagacttaaaccctagAGAACATGCATTTCCTGGACCCAACTGTTCGCTTCTCTTGCCTACAGGTCTGCGGGTGCATGCAAACGTCGTCAAAGAAGAAAATTCTCTCGTGGTTGCTCAATTGTCATGTGAAATGAACTGCACCCCAgaacttcttccatctttctgCTGGTCACGGAATGGACGCCAGGTAGCTCCCTGTGCAACTTTCCAGACGACCAGAGAAATTACTTTAAATCCTGGAGACTACGTCACCTgtggtgtggaaggacatccCCTCAGTGTCTCCCCTCGCCTGTGTGAgtgtttttcttatttaaaatgaaaaggaaaaaaacgcaTTTAAATCACTTAAGTAGGTGACAGCAGAAAAAGTGCATGACTCTCCTGATCAATTATTGCTAGGCATAATTTATAAAATCATCTCTTGTCCCAAatgccattaaaataaataatggagTCGGGCCGACCAAGGAGAAGACAGATCATTTTTGGAGGTTAAAGTCCCCTTGCATCAGGGCTAAGTGAGGAACAGTGACCCGCGAGATAGGATTTTAATAAGTATCATTACTGCTACCCACAGGACTGGAGTTGAACATTATTACTATAGACAATATGTCAGACATTTTGGGATTGTTGGGCCTTGGTGGAGTGGTATTCTCTGGTGACTGGTATTCTTCTCCATGTTGTTACTTCCTCCTACATGTCATCCTTCCGTCTACCTCCATGTACTCATATTTACCTTTACCTCCAGGTACTTACCTCCTCCCTTGTACTTATCTTCACCTCCATGTTCTTACCCCCTGCAGATGCTCTGAGCACTCCCTCAGTATTGCTGAGTGATTCTCATGAGATCCTAGAAGGTAATCCACTGACTCTGAAATGCAGCACCGATACCACATCAGCTGAACACCGCTGGTACAAGAAGATCAGACCTTCAAATCATAAATTCATGACATACGGATTAATGATGGTCTTCAGCAATGTCAGTTATTCAGACTCAGCAGAGTATTTCTGTACTGTGGAGAACGAGCTGGGGAAGAAGACATCTGAACCTGTTGTGATTGATGTTAAATGTGAGTACTGTGTTTTTTTGAGTttggtcgattttttttttttttttttgcagttcaaCTGTGATCCAAAAATTTGAATGACGGGAACATTAGACACACTGcttctaaattgccactagatAGCTTGCAGTAAGTCTGCGGTTTTTTGTTTCttgcattttcacattttttaagcaagtgttttgccattttttttcctaaccatGTGTCAGAAGAAAGCGAGTGCTAAGAAGAAGCGAATGATGTTCATTGCATTAAAGCTTGAAATCTTACAAAGTCATGAGTGAAGGGTCCGTGAAGTCGACTTGGCGAAGCGGTACCAGTATAGAACATCTTTGATACAGTATGTACCAACTGAAGAGTTGAGTGATTTGAGTTACGAgcatggtcacagaacaaattcatCTTGTAAATCAAGGTACAATAGTCTAAATTTGGGATTAggaataatatactgtatgcacCGCAGTGACGGTGGCAATGTTTGTGTTCTTCAGTTCCTCCAAGGTTCTCCTCTTTGTGGGTGAGTCCATCAAACGTCGTAAAGGAGGGCCAGTCAGTGAATCTGAACTGCAGTAGCGACGCTAACCCAGCCGCTAGCTACACCTGGTATAAGGACAACCAAATTGTGCTCCAGGGAACAGAAATACATTACCGTTTCACCTTCATCCGCTCAGAAGATGCTGGAAGCTTCTACTGCAAGGCACAGAATAAATACGGACACATCACGTCTTCAACAGTGTTCATAGACGTCCAGTGTAAGTCAATCTGGGGATCCGGTTCAGGCACCAAGGCGAAAGTCTCGTTTGGGTACCAAAGTCAATAGTTACCGAAGTTAATGCAGAGGTCCAGTTTAGATGCCAAAGTCAAAATTTAAATCCAGTGTTTCGTGTGAGATCATCCACAAAGGCAGCCGCATCCTACTCAGATAGCATAATATCGAAGATAGCATGCATGAAGTGACAATGACTGACAATATTAAACTCTAGATCCCGAAGTCAAAATAGAGGTCTACTGTATCCAATGAAAGTCCCAATAGGCCAGTGCAAGTATCAATTTCAAAATGGCTGTCTATTCTAAGTGGCAAAGCCAAAGCGGAGGTTCAAGGTGAGTGCCAAAATCAGTATGGAGGTCAAGTGTAATTATGAGAAATGGCACGTTCATCTCATTTTTGTGAccatgttatttttattcacaGTTGATTGTATACCAACTATGTTATTGTAACCTCAGTATCACTTTTTGTTGTCCAGACGCCCCGCGGCTTTTGCGGACATTTGTGGCTCTGTCCTCTAAGGTGACGGGAGACCGCTGGTTGACGCTGACCTGTCGCAGCGATGCTAACCCGGTCGCTAACTACACTTGGTACAAGGACAACTCACCGGTGGCGACGGGGCAGAACTTCAGCATCCGACCGGAGGACGTCGCCACTTACGTCTGTGAGGCCAGAAACAGCCGAGGGCTACGCCGGATTACCGTGTACATGGATGGTAAGCAGCAACATACCCTCACAAGTATGTCAGAGAAAAATAGGTTGCGCAGAAAGTATAGAAACATTCAACGATTGGACATTCAAAAATTTACAGAAGCTcaaattaaaggggaaatccagtgtttACATTAACatgtatcaaataggtcatgtgatatgtaccctattttgactatgtgatgttaaatcctctctcatttaatagtgttttgagaagatttttatcgacaattacgaattttcaggctcgctgccattttcgcgagtcacaggATCTACGCGGGCGTATGTGTCgcgtaccgtgccgttccacacgctggattacatgggacaccattatgcccagcgctgatttctcggatatatcctcatctgatgaagaaatagcagtatcggtggAAACAAaagcccccgggagctccgggccaggagctgcggatggttcttcgcaCGGGAACGacatggagtctgacgagcgagctccagaGGCGGCCGCGAGCggaggttccaggcggcggaggcctttagcggtccgaagaaccatctgcggctgCCGACCCgaagctcccgggggcctttgtttacgctcTTATGTCAtgtgtaggcctccgagtactcagactccacgtcattccacctgaagaaccatccaaatattcaacattaattacagccacaggctcaaatctgtatgaaagtattcctccgtcaaccgatactgctatttcttcatcagatgaggataagtctgagaaatcagtgctgggcataatggtgtcccatgtaatcgagcatttggaacggcacagtacacaTCCCATACGCACACGTAACATCATGttactcacgaaaatggcagcactcctgaaaattcgtaactgtcaacaaaaatcttctcaaaacactattaaatgagaaaggatttagcatcacattgtcaaaatagggtacatttCACGTGACCTATtcgatacactgttcatgcaaagtactggatttctcctttaagttCACTCGTTTATGTTATTGTGGATTGTCGGTTCTTCCTGATATTTCACACTCAAGCCCGAAATCGCTAACTTTTTGAGAGTAGTCAATGTAACTTTCCTCCCACCTTTGCATTTGGAGCAACTCTAAGAAACAACATCATCAGGCTGAGTGTAGTGGTTGTACTCCTGATCGTGGTGCTGCTGCTGGCGCTCTGTATGAGGTACGAGCGCGAATTCTTGACGTTTGCTCCTCGAAGTGTGCCTCTCACTCGCTCACTCGTTCTCCTGTTGATGTGACCTCAACAATTGACCGCAGGAACATGACGTCTCCCTCCTCCTGGACCCAGCCAAACAAGCAGCGACAacccaaagaggtgacatttttttctttgtcttcttcaaGACTTAGATCCAGCACTGCCTCGCTTTAATTAATCTCAAGAACACTCGCACAGAGCTGTTATAGGCCACAACTCATGCCCAGACACTCACACATTGACCAACCTGCTCGAGATCCAAATACTTTCATTTCACCTCAACAGCGCCACCATGGGGACTATGAGAACATCTACGCGACAgtgcagacacacaaacatcagCAAGAGGACACGCTATGAAGGACATCCTGATTTTGCCAAAtaaaattgccccccccccaaaaaaaaagtccctgtcACCTGTTGCTCGATAGGATTTACAGAGTCCATCGTAACCGCCCCAttggccagtgacaaaactttATGAGCGTAAGACAGAAAAAGGCAATTTTTCAGGTCCACTCTCAGTAACAACTCcattttctctttatttttttcattttaattcggTCCGTGATGTGTGTTGATATTtgactgttttattttatcctgcattATTTCGGGATGAAAGCTCGATTTTCATCTTTTCGTGTAATCGTTTTCTTTTTGTATCCTTATCTATATGAACAATGGATTTGCCCTGCGGTGCTGTACAAATAAAGTTCCCTTGCCTCACCTCCTTAAGTCAATAAATGTGGAGATCTGGTTTAGTTATCAAGTCAAATCTCCTAAATTTTATGTCACCTTTTGTTGAAATATCTCATGAGGTCAAAGAGagatgattcacattataatatgaaacgtgccttttttttgttttggtatgGCAGTAATACACTTCCGAACTGTCTGTAACTTGCGCACTTTTCAGTTTTCTCACCCTGAAAGTTTTATGTTGGatgtttctgtattttataaTACATTGTGTTTCCAgctgttttatatatatatatatacatccttccatccattttcttcgccgcttatccttacgagggtcacagggagtgctggagcctatcccacctgtcaacgggcaggaggaggtacaccctgaactggttgccagccaatcgcagggcacaaagagacagacaacagtcacactcacaatcacagctaggggcaatttagaaagtccaattaatgccttttatatatatatatatttggataGTAATGTACAGAATGCCACTCTTATGTAAgatttttatatataattttccCTCCCAATGGCATCACTCGGCCTATTTTACGGGGGTTTCAGTACCCCCCAACCCACGGTTGACAATTACAATTAAGGGCAAAGTACATTCGGGGGGGTGGCATATTTGCAGTACAATTCTCCTAATTACTCAAATAAAAGCCAATCAGATTCGTAACCATGTAGGAAGTTAAATTTGATGAC from Syngnathoides biaculeatus isolate LvHL_M chromosome 9, ASM1980259v1, whole genome shotgun sequence includes:
- the LOC133505866 gene encoding B-cell receptor CD22-like, with protein sequence MWTNTSVPQSLKLEHDYDVRVEFPLEGDGHSTLRIKNLTESDSGEYRFKFITQDFEWMSGLPGTNLTVAGLRVHANVVKEENSLVVAQLSCEMNCTPELLPSFCWSRNGRQVAPCATFQTTREITLNPGDYVTCGVEGHPLSVSPRLYALSTPSVLLSDSHEILEGNPLTLKCSTDTTSAEHRWYKKIRPSNHKFMTYGLMMVFSNVSYSDSAEYFCTVENELGKKTSEPVVIDVKFPPRFSSLWVSPSNVVKEGQSVNLNCSSDANPAASYTWYKDNQIVLQGTEIHYRFTFIRSEDAGSFYCKAQNKYGHITSSTVFIDVQYAPRLLRTFVALSSKVTGDRWLTLTCRSDANPVANYTWYKDNSPVATGQNFSIRPEDVATYVCEARNSRGLRRITVYMDATLRNNIIRLSVVVVLLIVVLLLALCMRNMTSPSSWTQPNKQRQPKERHHGDYENIYATVQTHKHQQEDTL